From a single Ferrimicrobium acidiphilum DSM 19497 genomic region:
- a CDS encoding sulfite oxidase-like oxidoreductase codes for MSFFDRNRKELERRGISPDRLPPGQYMTDRFPVLHAGEVPIYPDLSAWSLRIDGLVDRPTELSYDELIELGLEERTTDIHCVTKWSKFDTVWRGIPIGKIIELARPQSSVTHIIAHAEHGFTTNIPYQDALDDPICMLAVEFDGEPLDPEHGYPVRFLLPHLYFWKSAKWLRGLEFRDSDAPGFWERNGYHNYGDPWQEQRYWGS; via the coding sequence GTGAGTTTTTTCGATCGTAACCGCAAGGAGTTGGAACGCAGAGGTATCTCACCTGATCGACTGCCGCCTGGGCAGTACATGACCGACCGTTTCCCCGTGTTGCATGCAGGCGAGGTTCCGATCTACCCAGACTTGAGTGCATGGTCATTGCGCATAGATGGTCTAGTGGATCGGCCAACCGAACTTAGCTACGATGAGTTGATCGAACTTGGGCTTGAAGAGCGTACCACTGACATCCACTGCGTGACCAAGTGGTCCAAGTTCGATACAGTGTGGAGGGGGATCCCGATTGGCAAGATCATTGAGCTAGCGCGACCTCAGTCGTCGGTTACCCACATCATTGCACACGCAGAGCATGGTTTCACTACGAATATCCCCTATCAGGATGCGCTCGACGATCCTATCTGTATGCTGGCGGTTGAGTTCGACGGTGAACCGCTCGATCCCGAACATGGCTATCCTGTGCGATTTCTGCTTCCGCATCTCTATTTTTGGAAGTCGGCGAAGTGGCTCCGTGGGCTTGAGTTCCGAGATTCGGATGCTCCCGGATTTTGGGAGCGTAATGGCTACCACAACTACGGCGATCCTTGGCAGGAGCAGCGATATTGGGGGAGCTAA